One genomic region from Selenihalanaerobacter shriftii encodes:
- a CDS encoding cell wall hydrolase — translation MRQKRLVMVFLILSILLLMLGSIGIASPKFELYYKVQSGDTLIGIAREFGTSVDKLKEVNNLEDRQIKAGEEIIIPQKYEIKDDKKNTDNSKLLAELYEDNSNNNYKLKSNNTGKVIIKINKDSTENIDVSNLRTLDYYIKSGDTIYELAQEFNTSVAVIKKLNDLKESDIIKIGDQIALPINNLTPKQVISKTISREELDLLARLISGEARGESYIGQVAVGAVVLNRVVDDYFPDTIRSVIYQKGQFSPVSNGQINIKPNWTAYQAAKAALAGQDPSRGAVYFYNPKTAKTLWWLSTRDTIVKIGDHVFAK, via the coding sequence ATGCGTCAGAAGAGATTAGTTATGGTTTTTCTTATTTTATCTATTTTATTACTTATGTTAGGGAGTATAGGAATTGCTTCTCCTAAATTTGAACTTTACTATAAAGTTCAATCAGGGGACACTTTAATTGGGATTGCTAGAGAATTTGGTACTTCAGTGGATAAATTAAAGGAAGTAAATAATTTAGAAGATAGACAGATTAAAGCCGGGGAAGAAATTATAATTCCTCAAAAGTATGAAATAAAGGATGATAAAAAGAATACAGATAATAGTAAATTATTAGCTGAATTATATGAAGATAATAGTAATAATAATTATAAGTTAAAAAGCAATAATACTGGTAAGGTGATTATTAAGATAAATAAAGATTCTACTGAAAATATAGATGTTTCAAACCTTAGAACTTTGGACTATTATATTAAATCAGGAGATACTATTTATGAATTAGCGCAAGAGTTTAATACTTCAGTAGCAGTAATTAAAAAATTAAATGATTTAAAAGAGAGTGATATAATAAAAATAGGAGATCAAATAGCTTTACCGATTAATAATTTAACTCCGAAACAAGTAATTTCAAAGACAATATCACGTGAAGAATTAGACTTGTTAGCCAGATTAATTAGTGGTGAGGCAAGAGGAGAGTCATACATTGGACAGGTTGCAGTAGGAGCTGTGGTTTTAAATCGAGTAGTAGATGATTATTTTCCAGATACTATAAGATCAGTTATATATCAAAAAGGGCAATTTAGTCCTGTGAGTAATGGTCAGATTAACATTAAACCTAATTGGACGGCTTATCAGGCAGCTAAAGCTGCTTTAGCTGGACAAGATCCCTCTCGAGGAGCAGTATATTTTTATAATCCCAAAACCGCAAAGACTTTATGGTGGTTATCAACTCGAGATACTATTGTTAAGATTGGAGATCATGTATTTGCCAAATAA
- a CDS encoding ATP-dependent DNA helicase, whose amino-acid sequence MLIEDYFTSKAQDKLKEKIKEVAGQEVYCIGRLTGEEPLINEIEVVARGNKVAVPAPATKLSPGEVMIHNHPSGNLSPSQPDLNLAAKFGAQGIGAIIINNKVDDLYVVVEPSLELEITDLDVEEISEIFVADNLLDQTLAQYEYRYQQQTMAEVISKAFNRRTHLLVEAGTGTGKSLAYLIPSIYWAVENDQKVVVSTNTINLQEQLIKKDIPLLKKALDIEFNAVLVKGRRNYVCLRKLYSLQELADQVLENKERESYLKLLDWANDAKTGCRSELVFQPEYSVWERVASESDTCLRSNCHHHGDCFFTKARLKSIKADILVVNHHLLFSDIAVRKEEGMDLEVAVLPKYKHVILDEAHNIEEVATSYLGDRLSKQHLLKFLHKLHPQKAKKGIQGFLMETRFKINQARDKIDKDFRIEIQRMIDNILQPQVLKTTDRANTFFNLLVEFKEQLESKEEKESKLRLKEEIIEVEEWQRIEDETENLLVAMNQLNRKLSGLQNKIELLADADIEDYEGLLVDLVSKIGRLKEMSKILDTVINENDSERVDWLDISRNSKDQVKCSLNSAPINISNEFRDNLLIEMDSIIFTSATLTIDKSFNYIRDRLGLDEDLVAELRTGDPFNYQEQAMLGIPTDLREPYSPEFTSQALNILKELLIENQGRSLVLFTSYGMLNQFYYKLKPQLEETKLSLYRQGEKSRHLLVKDFKQEMAPVIFGTASFWEGIDIPGEQLSSVIIVKLPFEVPTDPIIEAKVEELQDEGRNAFREYMLPRAVIKFKQGFGRLIRTNNDQGSVIVLDKRIITKRYGKNFINSIPQGCQIVVDKSSHLFKKIKEFKD is encoded by the coding sequence ATGCTAATAGAAGACTATTTCACATCTAAAGCCCAAGATAAATTAAAAGAGAAAATTAAAGAAGTAGCTGGACAAGAAGTATATTGTATTGGACGTTTAACAGGGGAGGAGCCACTAATCAATGAAATTGAGGTGGTAGCTAGAGGTAATAAGGTGGCTGTTCCAGCTCCAGCTACTAAGTTAAGCCCAGGAGAGGTAATGATTCATAATCATCCTAGCGGTAATTTGAGTCCTTCCCAGCCTGATCTTAATTTAGCAGCTAAATTTGGAGCACAAGGCATAGGAGCTATTATTATTAATAATAAAGTAGATGATCTTTATGTAGTAGTTGAACCTAGTTTAGAATTAGAGATAACAGATTTAGATGTAGAGGAGATCAGTGAGATCTTTGTAGCTGATAATTTATTAGATCAGACATTGGCTCAATATGAATATAGGTATCAACAACAGACTATGGCTGAGGTTATTAGTAAGGCATTTAATCGAAGAACCCATTTATTAGTAGAAGCTGGAACCGGTACTGGCAAGTCTTTAGCTTACTTGATTCCAAGTATTTATTGGGCAGTCGAGAATGATCAGAAAGTAGTTGTTTCTACTAATACTATTAATCTTCAAGAGCAGTTAATAAAGAAGGATATTCCTCTTTTAAAGAAAGCATTAGATATAGAATTTAATGCTGTTTTAGTTAAAGGGAGGAGAAATTATGTCTGTTTAAGGAAGTTATATAGTCTTCAGGAATTAGCCGATCAGGTTTTAGAGAATAAAGAACGTGAATCATACTTAAAATTATTAGATTGGGCTAATGATGCGAAGACTGGGTGTCGTTCTGAATTAGTATTTCAACCAGAATATTCAGTTTGGGAACGGGTTGCTTCTGAAAGTGACACTTGTTTAAGGAGTAATTGTCATCATCATGGTGATTGTTTCTTTACTAAGGCCAGATTAAAGAGTATTAAAGCTGATATTTTAGTTGTTAATCATCACCTATTGTTTTCAGATATCGCAGTCCGTAAAGAAGAGGGAATGGATTTAGAAGTGGCAGTTTTGCCTAAATATAAACATGTTATTTTGGATGAAGCTCATAATATTGAGGAAGTTGCTACTAGTTATTTAGGTGATAGACTTAGTAAACAACATTTACTAAAGTTTTTGCATAAATTACATCCTCAGAAGGCCAAAAAGGGTATACAAGGTTTTTTAATGGAAACAAGATTTAAAATTAATCAAGCTCGTGATAAGATTGATAAAGATTTTAGAATAGAGATTCAAAGAATGATAGATAATATTTTGCAACCTCAAGTTTTAAAGACTACCGATAGGGCTAATACTTTTTTTAATCTTTTAGTTGAATTTAAGGAGCAATTAGAATCTAAAGAAGAAAAAGAGAGTAAGTTAAGATTAAAAGAAGAGATAATAGAAGTTGAAGAATGGCAGCGAATAGAAGATGAAACAGAGAATTTGTTGGTAGCAATGAATCAGCTTAATCGAAAATTATCTGGATTACAAAATAAGATTGAATTATTGGCTGATGCAGATATTGAAGATTATGAAGGTTTATTAGTGGATTTAGTGTCTAAGATAGGTCGTTTAAAAGAGATGAGTAAAATACTTGACACAGTCATAAATGAAAATGATTCAGAAAGAGTAGATTGGTTAGATATAAGTAGAAATAGTAAGGATCAAGTAAAATGCAGTTTGAATTCAGCTCCGATTAATATATCTAATGAATTTAGAGATAATCTTTTAATTGAAATGGATTCTATTATATTTACTTCAGCTACTTTAACTATTGATAAATCCTTTAATTATATTAGAGATAGATTAGGATTAGATGAGGATTTAGTAGCGGAATTAAGAACAGGAGACCCATTTAATTATCAAGAACAAGCTATGTTAGGGATTCCTACTGACCTTAGAGAACCATATAGTCCAGAGTTTACCTCTCAAGCATTAAATATCTTAAAAGAGTTGTTAATTGAAAATCAAGGACGGAGCTTAGTTTTATTTACTTCTTATGGGATGTTAAATCAATTTTATTATAAATTAAAGCCTCAGTTAGAAGAGACAAAACTAAGTTTATATCGGCAAGGGGAGAAGTCTAGACACTTATTAGTAAAGGATTTCAAACAGGAAATGGCACCAGTGATTTTTGGGACAGCTAGTTTTTGGGAAGGAATTGATATTCCTGGTGAACAATTGAGTTCAGTAATTATTGTAAAGTTACCTTTTGAAGTTCCGACTGATCCAATTATAGAAGCTAAAGTAGAGGAATTACAGGATGAAGGTAGAAATGCTTTTAGGGAATATATGTTACCAAGAGCAGTAATTAAATTTAAACAAGGATTTGGCAGATTAATTAGAACTAATAATGACCAAGGGTCAGTTATTGTTTTAGATAAAAGAATTATTACTAAGAGATATGGTAAGAATTTTATTAATTCTATTCCCCAGGGTTGTCAGATAGTAGTTGATAAATCTAGTCACCTTTTTAAAAAAATTAAAGAATTTAAAGATTAA
- a CDS encoding deoxyribonuclease IV: MKLGAHVSIAGGIDKAVDRAKDLETNAFQIFAKNPRGWKGKTLKEEEVELFKTKVKDEMFEAVVVHVNYLINLATPKDELYQKSKDALKDDIKRADCLNADYLVLHPGNHTGSGIEAGINRINQALKEVIAEANPKVKLLLENVAGAGTEIGANIEELFKMRVGIQSGKVGVCLDTCHAFAAGYDLSEKEGLIKLLNEIDETFGIDNLEVIHTNDSKGELGNNTDRHYHIGQGKIGVDGFKRLVNHSNLHDKVFIIETPIDENGNDEFNLKQIENLVE; the protein is encoded by the coding sequence ATGAAATTAGGTGCCCATGTATCAATTGCTGGTGGTATAGATAAAGCAGTAGATAGAGCTAAAGATTTAGAAACAAATGCATTCCAAATTTTTGCGAAGAATCCTAGAGGTTGGAAAGGAAAGACTTTAAAAGAAGAAGAAGTTGAATTATTCAAAACTAAAGTTAAAGATGAGATGTTTGAGGCAGTAGTTGTCCATGTCAATTATTTAATTAATTTAGCTACTCCTAAAGATGAGTTGTATCAAAAATCAAAAGATGCACTTAAAGATGATATCAAACGAGCAGATTGTTTAAATGCTGATTATTTAGTTTTACATCCAGGGAACCATACTGGTTCAGGGATTGAAGCAGGGATTAATAGAATTAATCAAGCATTAAAAGAAGTTATTGCTGAAGCTAATCCTAAAGTAAAATTATTATTAGAAAATGTAGCTGGGGCTGGTACTGAGATAGGAGCTAATATTGAAGAGTTATTTAAAATGAGAGTAGGCATTCAATCGGGTAAAGTAGGAGTCTGTTTAGATACTTGCCATGCTTTTGCAGCTGGCTACGATTTAAGTGAGAAAGAAGGTTTAATTAAGCTTTTAAATGAAATCGATGAGACTTTTGGAATTGATAATCTGGAAGTAATTCATACTAATGATTCTAAAGGAGAATTAGGAAATAATACAGACCGTCATTATCATATAGGTCAAGGGAAGATAGGGGTAGATGGTTTTAAAAGGTTAGTTAATCATTCCAATTTACATGATAAGGTATTTATTATTGAAACTCCAATTGATGAAAATGGTAATGATGAGTTTAACTTAAAACAGATTGAAAATTTAGTAGAATAA
- the pnp gene encoding polyribonucleotide nucleotidyltransferase: MSKEWSMELGGRQITVEAGSLAQQANGSVLVRYGETVVLVTATMADPRPGINYFPLMINYEERLYAAGKIPGGFIKREGRPSEVATLTSRLIDRPLRPLFPKGFRDDVQIIATVLSVDNNNAPDIVAMIGASAALAISDIPFDGPIGGVNVGMINDDFIINPTLDQKEESPLDLIVAGNKDGVMMVEAASNEVSEADMIEAIEFGQKVNEKVIKFQDKIVDEIGKEKADVDLVTVEDQEVEKEVREYVGTKLKEAVQNKDKATRDKEVDEVKAEVKEHFQKKFNENEELEGAQIQEKMKVVSQTLDVILKDDIRSVVLDEGVRIDGRATDEVRPIWCKVGVLPRTHGSGVFTRGQTQAMTVATLGAVGDEQMLDGLEDQESKRYMHHYNFPSFSVGETGPIRGPGRREIGHGALGERALRPMIPGHDEFPYTIRMVSEVLESNGSTSQASICGSTLALMDAGVPIKAPVAGIAMGLMKEGDKVQILSDIQGIEDFNGDMDFKVAGTEEGITALQMDVKIKGVSKEILKEALEQARKGRLHILNEMLEVISESRNELSPYAPSIITMEIDSEKIRDVIGPGGKTIKKIIEETGVKIDIEDDGTVFIAADDQESGQEAKRRVEKITEDVEVGKIYLGEVKKVTNFGAFVEVLPGKEGLVHISELADHHVKKVEDILNEGDEVLVKVIGIDDRDRINLSRKDALPKEDKENDR, encoded by the coding sequence ATGAGCAAAGAATGGAGTATGGAGCTTGGTGGTAGACAGATTACTGTTGAAGCAGGAAGTTTAGCCCAACAAGCTAATGGTTCAGTTTTAGTTAGATATGGTGAGACCGTTGTATTGGTGACAGCTACCATGGCAGATCCACGACCTGGAATTAACTATTTTCCATTAATGATTAATTATGAAGAACGTTTATATGCTGCTGGTAAGATTCCAGGAGGATTTATTAAGAGGGAAGGAAGACCTAGTGAGGTAGCTACGTTAACATCTAGGTTAATTGATAGACCGTTGCGTCCACTATTCCCTAAAGGATTTAGAGATGATGTACAAATCATAGCAACTGTTTTGTCAGTTGATAATAATAATGCACCTGATATAGTAGCCATGATTGGGGCATCTGCTGCGTTAGCTATTTCTGATATTCCTTTTGATGGGCCTATTGGTGGAGTAAATGTGGGTATGATTAATGATGACTTTATAATTAACCCTACATTAGATCAGAAAGAAGAAAGTCCTTTAGATTTAATTGTTGCTGGAAATAAAGATGGCGTAATGATGGTAGAAGCCGCTTCTAATGAAGTTTCAGAAGCAGATATGATCGAAGCTATTGAATTTGGTCAAAAAGTAAATGAAAAAGTAATAAAGTTTCAAGATAAGATAGTAGATGAGATAGGTAAAGAGAAAGCAGATGTGGACTTAGTTACCGTTGAAGACCAAGAGGTTGAAAAAGAAGTTAGAGAATATGTAGGTACAAAGCTTAAAGAAGCAGTACAGAATAAAGATAAAGCTACTAGAGATAAAGAAGTTGATGAAGTTAAGGCAGAGGTTAAGGAGCATTTTCAAAAGAAGTTTAATGAGAACGAAGAGTTAGAAGGTGCACAAATACAAGAGAAGATGAAAGTAGTTAGTCAAACTTTAGATGTGATTCTAAAAGATGATATCCGCAGTGTAGTATTAGATGAAGGAGTTAGAATTGATGGACGAGCTACTGATGAGGTCCGTCCTATTTGGTGTAAAGTAGGTGTGTTACCAAGAACTCATGGTTCTGGAGTCTTCACTAGAGGTCAGACGCAGGCGATGACTGTGGCTACTTTAGGTGCTGTTGGAGATGAACAGATGTTAGATGGATTAGAAGACCAAGAATCTAAAAGATATATGCATCATTATAATTTCCCATCATTCAGTGTAGGTGAGACAGGACCTATTAGAGGACCAGGACGTCGTGAAATAGGTCATGGTGCTTTAGGAGAAAGAGCTTTAAGGCCGATGATTCCAGGGCACGATGAGTTTCCTTATACAATTCGAATGGTTTCTGAAGTTTTAGAATCTAATGGTTCAACTTCACAAGCTAGTATTTGTGGTAGTACTTTAGCTTTAATGGATGCTGGAGTACCGATTAAAGCACCAGTTGCTGGAATAGCTATGGGATTAATGAAAGAAGGAGATAAGGTTCAAATCTTATCAGATATTCAAGGGATTGAAGACTTTAATGGTGACATGGACTTTAAGGTAGCAGGAACTGAAGAAGGAATTACAGCCTTACAAATGGATGTCAAGATTAAAGGTGTATCTAAAGAGATTTTAAAGGAAGCCTTAGAACAGGCAAGAAAAGGAAGGCTTCATATTTTAAATGAAATGTTAGAAGTAATTTCTGAATCACGAAATGAATTATCACCTTATGCTCCAAGTATTATTACTATGGAAATTGATTCTGAAAAAATTAGAGATGTAATCGGACCAGGTGGTAAAACGATCAAGAAGATTATAGAAGAAACCGGTGTTAAAATTGATATAGAAGACGATGGAACAGTCTTCATTGCAGCAGATGATCAAGAAAGTGGTCAAGAAGCTAAGAGAAGAGTAGAGAAGATAACCGAAGATGTAGAAGTAGGTAAGATCTATTTAGGTGAAGTGAAGAAAGTTACTAACTTTGGTGCTTTTGTAGAAGTTCTACCAGGTAAAGAAGGATTAGTTCATATTTCTGAATTAGCAGATCACCATGTAAAGAAAGTAGAAGATATTCTAAATGAAGGTGATGAAGTATTAGTTAAGGTGATTGGAATAGATGATAGAGATCGTATTAACCTATCTAGAAAAGATGCTTTACCGAAAGAAGATAAAGAAAACGATAGATAA
- the rpsO gene encoding 30S ribosomal protein S15, whose amino-acid sequence MLELEEKQELIEKFKRHEDDTGSPEIQVAILTARIEELTEHLKMHKKDHNSRRGLLKMVGKRKRLLKHLRDSDVERYRTLIDELGLRG is encoded by the coding sequence ATGTTAGAATTAGAAGAGAAGCAAGAATTGATTGAAAAGTTTAAGCGTCATGAAGATGATACAGGTTCTCCGGAGATACAGGTTGCTATTTTAACTGCTCGTATTGAAGAGTTAACAGAGCATCTTAAGATGCATAAAAAAGATCATAACTCTCGACGTGGTCTACTAAAGATGGTTGGGAAAAGGAAGAGACTACTTAAGCATTTAAGAGATTCTGATGTAGAAAGATATAGAACGTTAATTGATGAATTAGGACTTAGAGGCTAA
- a CDS encoding bifunctional riboflavin kinase/FAD synthetase: MEVIRGNSIKSENEEVVVALGTFDGIHYGHQQILNEAIKSADELGCKSALFSFTPHPLSVVTPKKAPFLITSWEQKFKILEELGIDKVFLEEFTNEFSKLHFEDFVKDYLVEGINAKKIIVGKDFRFGYKGLGNVGRLKKLGKKFNFEVEVLVPVKIDKQVVSSTYIRNLIKKGQIGDVKKYLSRNYFLEGQVINGDQRGRELGFPTANLKPVTNYVIPKTGVYAIYAHIGDERLQGIAHLGPRPTFNKHEFTIEVHIFDFTGNLYQQEIEVEFIKRLRGELCFKDEIALISQIENDIRKAKELLTKNRN; this comes from the coding sequence ATGGAAGTGATTCGAGGTAATTCAATTAAATCAGAGAATGAAGAGGTAGTGGTAGCTTTAGGAACTTTTGATGGAATTCATTATGGTCATCAGCAAATTCTGAATGAAGCGATTAAGAGTGCTGATGAGCTAGGTTGCAAGAGTGCTTTATTTAGTTTTACTCCCCATCCTTTGAGTGTAGTTACTCCTAAAAAGGCTCCATTTTTAATAACTAGTTGGGAACAGAAATTTAAAATTTTAGAAGAGCTTGGTATTGATAAAGTGTTTTTAGAGGAATTTACTAATGAGTTTTCTAAATTGCATTTTGAAGACTTTGTCAAGGATTACCTAGTTGAGGGGATTAATGCTAAAAAAATAATAGTTGGAAAAGATTTTAGGTTTGGATATAAAGGATTAGGTAATGTGGGTAGACTAAAGAAGTTAGGAAAAAAGTTTAACTTTGAAGTTGAGGTATTAGTCCCTGTGAAAATCGATAAACAGGTAGTTAGTAGTACTTATATTAGAAATTTGATTAAAAAAGGCCAAATAGGAGATGTAAAGAAGTATTTATCTAGAAATTATTTTTTAGAGGGGCAAGTAATTAATGGGGACCAGCGTGGTAGAGAGTTAGGCTTTCCAACGGCTAATTTAAAACCAGTAACAAACTATGTTATTCCTAAAACTGGAGTTTATGCTATCTATGCCCACATAGGTGATGAACGATTGCAAGGAATAGCTCATTTAGGTCCGCGGCCAACATTTAATAAGCATGAATTTACGATTGAAGTTCATATTTTTGATTTTACAGGTAATCTTTATCAACAAGAGATTGAAGTAGAATTTATTAAACGATTACGTGGTGAATTATGTTTTAAAGATGAAATAGCATTAATTAGTCAAATTGAAAATGATATAAGAAAAGCTAAAGAACTATTAACTAAAAATAGAAATTAG
- a CDS encoding DHH family phosphoesterase, whose translation MKKYQNLINLIDKRDTFLLTSHVSPDGDSIGSLLGLKYLLEPYAKEIDIILADPVPEYLRFLNGTDDIHLYEELDFKMNKKDYDLYFTLDCGTLERIGEVQQLISADEKIINIDHHGDNNEYGVYNYVDSTVSATGELIYNLAIELGSNYQVDFGMAITTAIITDTGNFKYSNTSSETHRIIADMLELGVDTQKIIKQVYGTESYSSLRLKGEALNNLQIAAQQQIAWISINQETLDHLGATWEDTEGLVNYPRSLKDVEVGILFKEVGFNKTRVSFRSNTYFPVDEFAHEFGGGGHSRAAGCTIQLPLIEAEELVIDKLESKF comes from the coding sequence ATGAAAAAGTATCAAAATTTGATTAATCTTATAGATAAAAGAGATACCTTCTTATTGACTTCCCATGTTAGCCCAGATGGAGATAGCATAGGTTCACTTTTAGGATTAAAATATTTATTAGAACCTTATGCTAAAGAGATTGATATTATTTTAGCTGATCCAGTACCAGAGTACTTAAGATTTTTAAATGGAACAGACGACATACATTTATATGAAGAACTAGATTTTAAAATGAATAAAAAGGATTATGATCTGTATTTCACCTTAGATTGTGGAACTTTAGAAAGAATTGGAGAAGTACAGCAGCTTATATCAGCAGATGAGAAGATAATTAATATAGATCATCATGGGGATAATAATGAGTACGGAGTCTATAATTATGTAGACTCCACAGTTTCTGCTACTGGTGAGTTGATTTATAATTTGGCCATAGAGTTAGGAAGTAATTATCAGGTTGACTTTGGCATGGCAATTACTACGGCAATTATTACTGACACTGGTAATTTTAAATATTCAAATACTTCCTCTGAAACACACAGAATTATTGCAGATATGTTAGAACTTGGAGTGGATACTCAAAAGATAATTAAACAGGTTTATGGAACTGAAAGTTATAGTAGCCTAAGATTAAAAGGTGAAGCATTAAATAATCTACAAATAGCTGCTCAACAACAAATTGCATGGATAAGTATAAATCAAGAGACATTAGACCATCTAGGAGCTACTTGGGAAGATACAGAAGGATTAGTAAATTATCCTCGTAGCTTAAAAGATGTAGAAGTAGGAATCCTTTTTAAGGAAGTGGGTTTTAATAAAACTCGAGTTAGTTTTAGGTCGAATACTTACTTTCCAGTTGATGAATTTGCTCATGAATTTGGTGGTGGTGGTCATTCTAGAGCCGCCGGATGTACTATTCAATTACCATTAATAGAAGCTGAAGAGCTAGTAATAGACAAATTAGAATCTAAGTTTTAA
- the rbfA gene encoding 30S ribosome-binding factor RbfA — protein sequence MANHRPRRVGELIKKEISQMLLQDEIKDPRIGFVTITDVEVSGDLRHAKVFVSVYDKDEGVKEETMEGLENAIGYIRRELGQRIRLRHTPEILFRYDNSIERGTKIFKILEDLKNENDE from the coding sequence ATGGCGAATCATCGCCCAAGAAGAGTAGGAGAATTAATAAAAAAAGAGATTAGTCAAATGTTACTACAAGATGAAATAAAAGACCCTCGAATTGGATTTGTAACTATAACTGATGTTGAAGTTTCCGGTGATTTAAGACATGCTAAAGTATTTGTTAGTGTTTATGATAAAGATGAAGGAGTCAAAGAAGAGACTATGGAAGGGTTAGAGAATGCCATTGGTTATATCCGCCGTGAGTTAGGGCAGCGCATTCGTCTTAGACATACACCAGAGATCCTATTTAGATATGATAATTCTATTGAACGTGGAACTAAGATTTTTAAAATTTTAGAGGATTTGAAGAATGAAAATGATGAATAA